In one Lycium barbarum isolate Lr01 chromosome 7, ASM1917538v2, whole genome shotgun sequence genomic region, the following are encoded:
- the LOC132601581 gene encoding uncharacterized protein LOC132601581, which produces MIDNYKDWHEQLSYALLGYHTTARTSTGATPYLLVYGTETVIPAEVETLSLQIIQEAELDDTEWICKRYEQLALIDEKRMIVVCHVIYLLNPVSDLKSKNDSFELAWLDYETVKLDICLK; this is translated from the exons atgattgataactacaaagattGGCATGAGCAACTGTCATATGCATTATTGGGATATCACACTACTGCCAGAACTTCAACTGGGGCCACTCCGTACCTGTTGGTGTATGGCACTGAAACGGTAataccagccgaagtagaaaCCCTTTCACTTCAaataatacaagaagctgagttggacgaTACAGAATGGATCTGCAAGAGGTATGAGCAACTTGCTTTGATAGATGAAAAAAgaatgattgttgtttgccatg TGATTTACCTTTTGAACCCTGTTAGCGATTTGAAATCTAAAAATGACTCCTTTGAACTTGCCTGGTTGGATTATGAGACTGTTAAGCTGGATATTTGTTTAAAGTAA